In a genomic window of Roseiflexus castenholzii DSM 13941:
- a CDS encoding phytoene desaturase family protein, with translation MNLPIIIVGGGLGGLSAAIHLAARGQRVVLLEKNERVGGKLNLVEAGGFRFDTGPSLLTMPWVLRSVFAAAGRRMEDFLTITQLEPICRYRWLDGTRFDAYQNLPRLAEEIARIEPADVAGFLRFLAYAERIYRAAEGPFLLRPFDGVRDLLTPELFSGAWQIDPFRTVDQAVRSFFRSPYLRQVFNRYASYNGSSPFRAPATFNLIPYVEFVQGAWHVCGGMYQIARALSALAGDLGVEIRTNAPVERIEVSHGAACGVVLAGGERLAASQVIVNADPRHAYATLIPGTEKTAARLARLESSYSGFVLLLGINRIYSNLAHHNIFFSSDYRAEFRAIVDMQTPAPDPTIYICAASVTDPAMAPPGHMNLFVLINAPTLNPRVNWAREAPGYRNLVLHKLEHMGLENLSQHIVFEQIWTPATINERYNAPGGAIYGLASNNPWTAFMRPPLRAREVRGVYFVGGGTHPGGGIPLVLLSGRAVAGRVLADIA, from the coding sequence ATGAATCTTCCGATCATTATCGTCGGCGGCGGGCTTGGCGGTTTATCCGCCGCCATTCATCTGGCGGCGCGCGGGCAGCGCGTTGTGCTGCTCGAAAAGAATGAGCGCGTCGGTGGTAAACTGAACCTGGTCGAAGCCGGTGGCTTCCGGTTCGACACCGGACCTTCGCTTCTCACCATGCCCTGGGTGCTGCGCTCGGTCTTTGCTGCCGCAGGGCGACGAATGGAGGACTTTCTGACCATTACGCAACTCGAACCGATCTGCCGGTATCGCTGGCTCGACGGTACACGGTTCGACGCCTATCAGAACCTGCCCCGTCTCGCCGAGGAGATTGCGCGCATCGAGCCGGCCGATGTTGCAGGCTTTCTTCGTTTCCTTGCCTATGCCGAACGCATCTATCGCGCTGCGGAAGGTCCGTTTTTGCTGCGACCATTCGATGGTGTGCGCGATCTGCTCACGCCCGAACTGTTCAGCGGCGCCTGGCAGATCGACCCGTTTCGCACCGTTGATCAGGCAGTCCGCAGTTTTTTCCGCAGCCCGTACCTGCGCCAGGTGTTCAACCGCTATGCGTCGTACAACGGCTCGTCACCCTTTCGGGCGCCGGCAACGTTCAATCTCATTCCTTATGTCGAGTTTGTACAGGGCGCATGGCACGTCTGTGGCGGAATGTATCAGATCGCGCGCGCGCTTTCGGCGCTGGCAGGCGATCTTGGCGTGGAGATTCGCACGAATGCGCCGGTCGAACGCATCGAGGTCAGTCATGGCGCCGCCTGTGGTGTCGTTCTGGCTGGCGGCGAGCGATTGGCTGCGTCGCAGGTCATCGTCAACGCCGATCCGCGCCACGCCTATGCAACCCTGATCCCTGGCACAGAAAAGACCGCAGCGCGCCTGGCGCGACTCGAATCATCGTACAGCGGGTTTGTGCTGCTGCTGGGGATCAATCGCATCTACTCCAACCTGGCGCATCACAATATTTTCTTCTCGTCCGACTACCGCGCCGAGTTCAGGGCAATCGTCGATATGCAGACGCCGGCGCCCGACCCGACGATCTACATCTGTGCTGCATCCGTGACCGACCCTGCAATGGCGCCGCCGGGACACATGAATCTGTTCGTTCTGATCAATGCGCCGACGCTCAACCCGCGGGTCAACTGGGCGCGTGAAGCGCCCGGTTACCGCAATCTGGTTCTGCATAAACTGGAACACATGGGACTGGAGAACCTGAGTCAGCATATCGTCTTCGAGCAAATCTGGACGCCTGCCACCATCAATGAACGGTACAACGCCCCTGGCGGCGCGATCTATGGATTGGCGTCGAACAATCCATGGACGGCATTCATGCGTCCGCCGTTGCGCGCCCGCGAGGTGCGCGGCGTCTACTTTGTCGGCGGCGGCACGCATCCCGGTGGCGGCATTCCGCTCGTGCTTCTCTCAGGGCGCGCCGTTGCCGGGCGCGTTCTGGCAGACATCGCCTGA
- a CDS encoding S8 family peptidase, which yields MSSYRGSSRSTLLLILLLIGALTLPNVSGQAESAGSARVIVVLRAPAAAEGDTSAAHFGITQAQDHVAAAATAAGAREVARLRTLPVLVLEAPHTAIERLEQHPQVVAVAEDMLAAPHLTGSVALIHADLVHPESTGAGAAIAILDTGIDATHPFLGGRVVAEACFSTNNSGDGAVSLCPGGATEVIGPGAAAPCTVTGCDHGTHVAGIAAGNGGVAPGASIIAVQVFSKINNCSAFSLPSPCALSYVSDQLRALDWLASTSFTPPLAVVNLSVGAGTFSSVAACEGSAVGAALKPAITALRAGGVLTVASSGNGGAANALSLPACLSNVVSVGATTKTTPEQVAWFSNSALFLTLLAPGVAITSSVPGGGSASKSGTSMAAPHVAGAIALLRSARPGHTPDSYVAALITTGVPITDTRNGLTKPRIDVFAAVESLAPLEPKAFLPLVAR from the coding sequence ATGTCTTCCTATCGCGGTTCCTCACGTTCAACCCTTCTTCTGATCCTTCTGCTGATCGGCGCGCTGACCCTCCCAAACGTTTCAGGGCAGGCGGAGTCCGCTGGCAGCGCGCGGGTCATTGTCGTTCTGCGCGCGCCGGCGGCGGCAGAGGGGGACACAAGCGCGGCGCACTTCGGAATCACACAGGCGCAGGACCATGTTGCCGCTGCCGCAACCGCCGCCGGCGCGCGCGAGGTTGCTCGCCTGCGCACGTTGCCGGTACTGGTGCTGGAAGCGCCGCATACCGCGATTGAGCGCCTGGAACAGCATCCACAGGTCGTCGCTGTCGCGGAGGATATGCTGGCAGCGCCGCACCTGACCGGCAGCGTCGCGCTGATCCACGCCGATCTGGTGCACCCTGAGTCTACCGGCGCTGGCGCGGCGATTGCCATTCTCGACACCGGTATCGACGCTACCCACCCATTCCTTGGCGGGCGCGTGGTTGCCGAAGCGTGTTTCTCGACCAACAACTCTGGTGATGGCGCTGTCTCCCTCTGTCCAGGCGGCGCAACGGAAGTCATTGGTCCTGGCGCGGCTGCGCCGTGTACCGTCACGGGGTGCGACCACGGCACGCACGTTGCCGGCATCGCTGCCGGGAACGGCGGCGTAGCGCCGGGGGCGTCGATCATTGCGGTGCAAGTCTTTTCGAAGATTAACAATTGCTCGGCATTCTCGCTCCCCTCGCCGTGCGCGTTGAGTTATGTCTCCGACCAGTTGCGCGCGTTGGACTGGCTGGCATCGACATCCTTCACCCCGCCGCTGGCAGTGGTCAACCTGAGCGTCGGCGCGGGAACGTTCAGCAGTGTTGCAGCCTGTGAAGGCAGTGCGGTGGGTGCCGCCCTGAAACCTGCGATCACAGCCCTGCGCGCCGGGGGCGTGCTTACCGTTGCATCATCAGGCAACGGCGGCGCCGCCAACGCACTCAGCCTGCCCGCATGTCTGTCGAACGTCGTCAGCGTTGGCGCGACGACCAAGACAACCCCGGAGCAGGTGGCGTGGTTCTCGAACAGTGCGCTGTTCCTGACCCTGCTAGCGCCGGGTGTCGCCATCACGTCTTCTGTGCCGGGGGGCGGGTCTGCGTCCAAATCGGGGACATCGATGGCAGCGCCACACGTGGCGGGAGCAATTGCACTGCTGCGCAGTGCGCGACCCGGCCACACACCGGATAGTTACGTGGCGGCGTTGATTACCACCGGCGTGCCGATCACCGACACGCGCAACGGACTGACAAAGCCACGCATCGATGTGTTTGCCGCCGTCGAGTCGCTGGCGCCGCTCGAACCGAAAGCGTTCCTGCCACTCGTGGCACGGTAA
- a CDS encoding SDR family NAD(P)-dependent oxidoreductase, whose protein sequence is MDFTDQVAIVIGGSGAIGSAVVKMLAESGARVMAGYHRNAAAAAQVVAACQDTRGDVSAHWVDVRDPQSVETLVGATIEAYGRLDAMVFCAGAMRFTPVEAINVAQWNETLTLHLDGVSNACRAALRRMMRRRYGRVVAVAALHGLAGGPQQADFSAATGGVFGLVRTLAREAAPWNITVNAVAPGLIETPQLATIPAEMRRWGERVIALRRVGKPEEVAAAIVFLASPLASYITGQTLVVDGGWRMAP, encoded by the coding sequence ATGGATTTCACCGATCAGGTTGCAATCGTCATTGGCGGATCAGGCGCAATCGGCTCGGCAGTCGTCAAGATGCTCGCGGAGAGTGGCGCGCGAGTGATGGCGGGGTATCACCGGAATGCTGCTGCGGCGGCGCAGGTGGTTGCCGCCTGCCAGGACACGCGCGGCGATGTGTCTGCGCATTGGGTTGATGTGCGCGATCCGCAATCGGTCGAAACGCTGGTCGGTGCTACTATCGAAGCGTATGGACGCCTGGATGCGATGGTGTTCTGCGCAGGGGCGATGCGTTTCACGCCGGTCGAGGCAATCAACGTCGCGCAGTGGAACGAGACGCTCACGTTGCACCTCGATGGTGTCAGCAATGCCTGTCGCGCGGCGTTACGCCGGATGATGCGGCGGCGCTACGGCAGGGTCGTTGCAGTCGCGGCGCTGCACGGTCTGGCAGGCGGACCGCAGCAGGCGGATTTCTCGGCGGCGACCGGCGGTGTGTTCGGATTGGTTCGGACGCTGGCGCGTGAGGCAGCACCCTGGAATATCACGGTCAACGCAGTTGCGCCCGGCCTCATCGAAACACCGCAACTGGCAACGATCCCGGCAGAGATGCGCCGCTGGGGAGAGCGGGTGATTGCACTGCGGCGCGTTGGGAAGCCGGAGGAAGTGGCGGCAGCGATTGTCTTTCTGGCATCGCCGCTTGCGTCATATATCACCGGGCAGACGCTGGTTGTTGATGGGGGTTGGCGAATGGCGCCATAA
- a CDS encoding alpha/beta fold hydrolase: MTLAGRRGIALLIILLMATVWFPAPLARAASPTGTFQPDACMFELPAGAVEGRDLECGWLQVPERHAQPEGPVIRLAVAIVKSRASNRKPDPLVMLQGGPGGSTIDTYTRILFSPGSRLRDLIDRDIVLFDQRGALYSEPSLVCREQLELVERTIEQRLTYEESDRLSLDATAACHRRLKDEGIDLSAFNSIENAADVAALASALGYAQINLYGVSYGTLLAQHVMRDHPGMLRSVTLDAVVPTSVNYLLETPRSQNRAYTELFTACAADAGCRTAYPNLEQSLITTIERLNREPARVPITDNETGRTYNAVLDGDSFASVVFQIMYSSSFIPAVPRIIDDATRNDFRVLERVLPLIVFDRTFSLGMHYAVICAEDADFTPEDAPLQGVRPFIALDGRRSLEGYLERCNIWQVDQLAPVVDEPVSSDIPTLVLSGRFDPITPPEFGDVVARTLSRAYVYTFPDTGHGAVGSSACADTILKAFLDNPSQPPDSSCIAESAGPRFISPDTIIFTPITLALATLDVAGLAPFGAFVGALLLLLSAWIVWPLAWLFRLITGGKAPEPSPGATIARWLVVLTGAAGAAFVAITLINIVQMAVANDATIFYGLPRSLTLVALIWGMPALALAIVVCTALSWTRGWWSGIGRVYYALLSLSAIGCASALAWMGVFR; this comes from the coding sequence TTGACTCTCGCAGGACGACGTGGCATAGCGCTGTTGATCATCCTCCTGATGGCGACGGTATGGTTCCCTGCACCTCTCGCTCGCGCCGCCAGCCCGACAGGTACGTTTCAACCTGATGCGTGTATGTTTGAACTTCCTGCCGGCGCCGTCGAGGGACGCGACCTTGAGTGCGGTTGGCTCCAGGTTCCAGAACGTCACGCGCAACCGGAAGGTCCCGTCATACGCCTGGCGGTTGCAATTGTCAAATCGCGCGCCAGCAACCGCAAGCCCGATCCCCTGGTGATGCTCCAGGGCGGTCCGGGCGGTTCGACAATCGACACCTACACCAGAATTCTCTTCAGCCCCGGCAGCCGCCTGCGCGACCTGATCGACCGCGACATCGTACTGTTCGATCAGCGCGGCGCGTTGTACTCCGAACCGTCGCTCGTCTGTCGGGAGCAGCTGGAACTGGTCGAACGCACGATCGAGCAGCGATTGACCTACGAAGAGTCGGATCGGCTGTCGCTCGATGCGACCGCTGCGTGTCATCGGCGGCTGAAGGATGAGGGGATCGACCTTTCGGCATTCAACAGTATCGAGAATGCGGCAGATGTCGCTGCGCTGGCGAGCGCGTTGGGATATGCGCAGATCAATCTCTATGGCGTCTCCTACGGCACATTGCTGGCGCAGCACGTCATGCGCGATCATCCTGGCATGCTGCGCAGTGTGACGCTCGATGCAGTTGTGCCGACCAGTGTCAATTATCTGCTCGAGACCCCTCGCTCACAGAACCGCGCCTACACCGAATTGTTCACTGCCTGCGCTGCCGACGCTGGGTGCCGGACAGCCTATCCGAACCTGGAACAATCGCTGATTACGACCATCGAGCGGCTCAACCGTGAACCGGCGCGCGTGCCGATCACCGACAACGAAACCGGCAGAACGTACAATGCCGTGCTCGACGGCGACAGTTTCGCCAGCGTCGTTTTTCAGATCATGTATTCGTCGAGTTTCATCCCGGCAGTACCGCGGATCATCGATGATGCAACGCGCAACGATTTCCGCGTGCTGGAGCGAGTGCTGCCACTCATCGTCTTCGACCGCACCTTCAGTCTGGGGATGCACTATGCCGTGATCTGCGCCGAGGATGCCGACTTCACCCCTGAAGATGCGCCGCTCCAGGGTGTGCGCCCGTTTATTGCCCTTGATGGCCGACGCAGCCTTGAAGGATACCTGGAACGCTGCAATATCTGGCAGGTCGATCAACTTGCGCCGGTGGTCGATGAGCCGGTGTCCAGCGACATCCCGACGCTTGTCTTGTCGGGCAGGTTCGATCCGATTACGCCGCCGGAGTTCGGCGATGTGGTCGCACGCACGTTGAGCCGGGCATATGTCTACACATTTCCCGACACCGGGCATGGTGCAGTTGGTTCGAGCGCCTGTGCGGATACCATACTCAAAGCGTTTCTCGATAATCCGTCACAGCCGCCAGATTCTTCCTGTATCGCAGAGAGCGCAGGACCACGCTTTATTTCGCCGGACACGATCATATTCACTCCAATAACGCTTGCTCTGGCTACGCTCGACGTTGCCGGTCTGGCGCCGTTTGGCGCGTTTGTCGGAGCGCTGCTCCTGCTCCTCTCGGCATGGATCGTCTGGCCTCTTGCCTGGTTGTTCCGTCTGATCACCGGCGGAAAAGCGCCAGAGCCGTCCCCTGGCGCGACCATCGCGCGCTGGCTTGTCGTGCTCACCGGCGCTGCCGGGGCGGCATTCGTCGCCATTACGCTGATCAACATCGTGCAAATGGCGGTTGCCAATGATGCGACGATCTTCTACGGGTTGCCGCGTTCTCTGACGCTGGTTGCGCTGATCTGGGGAATGCCCGCACTGGCGTTAGCAATTGTGGTCTGTACCGCGCTCTCCTGGACGCGCGGGTGGTGGTCGGGCATCGGGCGCGTCTACTACGCGCTGCTCTCATTGTCTGCTATCGGATGCGCATCCGCTCTGGCGTGGATGGGGGTATTCCGTTGA
- a CDS encoding ABC transporter permease, which yields MLRPRWRKVFADVWSNKTRTVLVVLSIAVGVFAIGAIAGANALLTREMTAAYMAVNPADITISSDPFDDEFVRTVRRIPGVADAVGGLSVGVRFQIGPDQWRNMTISIVDDFKDMRINKVYPVEGAWPPAHRELLVERASLPLTGAKIGDTVTIRLPDETLRRMRIAGTVATPNLAPAALTNQTYAFATLATLEWLGRPQYYTELHITVTGDRFNKEHIAEVAALVRNKIESSGRTVYFTYLPEPGRHPAHQVLQPLFLLLSFLGALSLFASCFLVVNTISALLTQQVRQIGMMKAIGARTSDVIVMYLVSVLLLGVLALLLAMPLAYLVAAGLTILISGLMNTDVTSLAMPLEVWLIMIAVGLLVPLLAALAPVFGGARVTVHEAISGYGLGKGRFGRGRIDRLLQRIHGLSRPLMLSLRNTFRRKGRLALTMMTLTLSGIIFISVFSVRNSLQLTLDDALKYFNFHILGVFNGFYRTEQIERETLAVPGVIAAESWGFDMVRRVRPNDTESDSIIMYAVPAETRMIIPTVLEGRWLLPEDENALVINSSVLGLEPDIKVGDTVTLKIDRRESEWKVVGIVRGIGGQAMVYTHYPYFARIRGFTGRAIAVTVQIDPSDAANQERVAKELEAHYKSVGMRSMMQTTAIIRQQNEIFFNILISFLLAMALLLATVGGLGLMGTMSINVLERTREIGVLRAIGASNGAVWRIVVTEGIIIGALSWALAMIVAVPLAKVISDSVGMAFFQTPLSFSFSIGGALIWLALVTIIAAIASLLPAYNATRLTVREVLAYE from the coding sequence ATGCTGAGACCTCGCTGGCGCAAGGTGTTCGCTGATGTCTGGAGCAACAAGACACGCACCGTTCTGGTAGTGCTGTCGATTGCCGTCGGTGTGTTTGCAATTGGTGCGATTGCCGGCGCCAATGCGTTGCTGACCCGCGAAATGACCGCAGCTTATATGGCGGTCAATCCTGCCGATATCACAATCTCTTCTGATCCGTTCGATGATGAATTCGTCCGCACAGTGCGCCGAATACCCGGCGTTGCGGATGCCGTCGGCGGTCTCTCCGTCGGTGTGCGCTTCCAGATCGGACCCGATCAGTGGCGCAATATGACTATCTCCATCGTGGACGACTTCAAGGATATGCGGATCAACAAGGTTTATCCGGTGGAAGGCGCCTGGCCCCCTGCACATCGTGAACTGCTTGTCGAACGCGCATCGCTGCCGCTCACCGGTGCGAAGATTGGCGATACCGTGACCATCCGGCTGCCTGATGAAACGCTGCGCCGGATGCGAATCGCCGGCACAGTCGCAACGCCAAACCTCGCGCCAGCAGCGCTCACCAACCAGACCTATGCGTTCGCAACTCTCGCAACCCTCGAATGGCTCGGTCGACCGCAGTATTATACCGAGCTGCACATCACAGTGACCGGCGACCGCTTCAACAAGGAGCATATTGCTGAGGTCGCCGCCCTGGTGCGGAACAAGATCGAGAGCAGCGGTCGCACGGTTTACTTTACCTACCTCCCGGAACCGGGACGACACCCGGCGCACCAGGTGCTGCAACCGTTGTTCCTTTTGCTCAGCTTTCTTGGCGCGCTTTCGTTGTTTGCCAGTTGCTTCCTGGTTGTCAATACCATTTCGGCGCTGCTGACCCAACAGGTGCGGCAGATCGGCATGATGAAAGCCATCGGCGCGCGCACGAGCGATGTCATCGTGATGTACCTGGTGAGTGTGCTGCTGCTGGGAGTCCTGGCGCTGCTGCTGGCAATGCCGCTGGCATATCTGGTTGCCGCCGGTTTGACGATCCTTATTTCGGGACTGATGAACACCGATGTGACCAGCCTGGCGATGCCGCTCGAAGTCTGGCTGATCATGATCGCTGTTGGTCTGCTGGTACCGCTGCTGGCGGCGCTGGCGCCGGTCTTCGGCGGCGCGCGCGTAACGGTGCACGAAGCGATCAGCGGCTATGGGCTGGGGAAAGGGCGCTTCGGGCGCGGTCGCATCGATCGTCTGCTGCAACGCATCCATGGTCTCTCCCGTCCGTTGATGTTGTCGCTTCGCAACACCTTCCGGCGCAAAGGGCGCCTGGCGTTGACGATGATGACGCTCACCCTCTCCGGGATCATCTTCATATCGGTCTTTAGTGTGCGCAATTCGTTACAGTTGACGCTCGACGATGCGTTGAAATATTTCAATTTCCATATTCTGGGGGTATTCAACGGATTCTATCGCACCGAACAGATCGAGCGCGAGACGCTGGCAGTGCCCGGCGTGATTGCCGCTGAGAGTTGGGGCTTTGATATGGTGCGCCGGGTTCGCCCCAACGACACGGAAAGCGACTCGATCATCATGTATGCCGTTCCTGCCGAAACGCGCATGATCATCCCGACGGTCCTTGAAGGACGATGGTTGCTCCCCGAAGATGAAAACGCGCTGGTGATTAATTCGAGCGTGCTCGGTCTCGAACCCGACATCAAGGTTGGCGATACGGTGACGTTGAAGATCGACCGGCGCGAAAGTGAGTGGAAGGTTGTCGGCATTGTGCGCGGCATTGGTGGGCAGGCGATGGTCTATACCCACTATCCGTACTTTGCTCGCATTCGCGGGTTCACCGGACGCGCCATTGCAGTGACAGTGCAGATCGACCCGTCCGACGCCGCAAACCAGGAGCGGGTGGCAAAAGAACTCGAAGCGCACTACAAATCGGTTGGCATGCGGAGCATGATGCAGACAACGGCGATCATCCGTCAGCAGAATGAAATCTTCTTCAATATTCTGATCTCGTTTCTGCTGGCAATGGCGCTGCTGCTGGCAACCGTCGGCGGGTTGGGTCTGATGGGCACGATGAGCATTAATGTCCTCGAACGCACCCGCGAGATCGGCGTGCTCCGCGCGATTGGCGCCTCAAACGGTGCCGTGTGGCGCATTGTTGTCACAGAAGGAATCATTATCGGGGCGCTGAGCTGGGCGTTGGCGATGATCGTTGCTGTGCCGCTCGCGAAAGTGATTTCCGACAGCGTGGGCATGGCGTTCTTCCAGACGCCGCTCAGTTTCTCATTCTCGATTGGCGGCGCGCTCATCTGGCTTGCGCTCGTAACGATCATCGCCGCAATTGCCAGCCTGCTGCCGGCATACAATGCAACGCGCCTCACCGTGCGCGAAGTGCTGGCGTATGAGTGA